One part of the Canis lupus dingo isolate Sandy chromosome 14, ASM325472v2, whole genome shotgun sequence genome encodes these proteins:
- the SMO gene encoding smoothened homolog isoform X2: MPKCENDRVELPSRTLCQATRGPCAIVERERGWPDFLRCTPDHFPEGCPNEVQNIKFNSSGQCEAPLVRTDNPKSWYEDVEGCGIQCQNPLFTEAEHQDMHSYIAAFGAVTGLCTLFTLATFVADWRNSNRYPAVILFYVNACFFVGSIGWLAQFMDGARREIVCRADGTMRLGEPTSNETLSCVIIFVIVYYALMAGVVWFVVLTYAWHTSFKALGTTYQPLSGKTSYFHLLTWSLPFVLTVAILAVAQVDGDSVSGICFVGYKNYRYRAGFVLAPIGLVLIVGGYFLIRGVMTLFSIKSNHPGLLSEKAASKINETMLRLGIFGFLAFGFVLITFSCHFYDFFNQAEWERSFRDYVLCQANVTIGLPTKKPIPDCEIKNRPSLLVEKINLFAMFGTGIAMSTWVWTKATLLIWRRTWCRLTGQSDDEPKRIKKSKMIAKAFSKRRELLQNPGQELSFSMHTVSHDGPVAGLAFDLNEPSADVSSAWAQHVTKMVARRGAILPQDVSVTPVATPVPPEEKANLWLVEAEISPELEKRLGRKKKRRKRKKEVCPLAPPPELHHPAPAPAASAVPRLPQLPRQKCLVAAGAWGAGESCRQRAWTLVSNPFCPEPSPLQDPFLPSAPVPTAWTQGCRQGLGPIHSRTNLMEAELMDADSDF, encoded by the exons ATGCCCAAGTGCGAGAATGACCGGGTGGAGCTGCCTAGCCGCACCCTCTGCCAGGCTACCCGAGGCCCCTGCGCCATCGTGGAGAGGGAGCGCGGCTGGCCTGACTTCCTGCGCTGCACCCCTGACCACTTCCCCGAGGGCTGCCCG AATGAGGTGCAGAACATCAAGTTTAACAGTTCGGGCCAGTGCGAGGCTCCCTTGGTCCGGACCGACAACCCCAAGAGTTGGTATGAGGACGTGGAGGGATGTGGGATCCAGTGCCAGAACCCGCTGTTCACGGAAGCCGAGCACCAGGACATGCACAGCTACATCGCGGCCTTCGGGGCAGTCACAGGCCTCTGCACACTCTTCACCCTG GCCACATTTGTGGCCGACTGGCGGAATTCAAATCGCTACCCTGCTGTCATTCTCTTCTACGTCAACGCGTGTTTTTTTGTGGGGAGCATTGGCTGGTTGGCCCAGTTTATGGACGGCGCTCGCCGGGAGATTGTCTGCCGTGCAGATGGCACCATGAGACTTGGGGAGCCCAC CTCCAATGAGACCCTGTCCTGCGTCATCATCTTTGTCATCGTGTACTACGCCCTGATGGCTGGTGTCGTCTGGTTTGTGGTCCTCACCTATGCCTGGCACACCTCCTTCAAAGCCCTGGGCACCACCTACCAGCCTCTCTCTGGCAAGACCTCCTACTTCCACCTGCTAACGTGGTCACTCCCCTTTGTCCTTACTGTGGCAATTCTTGCTGTGGCCCAG GTGGATGGGGACTCCGTGAGCGGCATCTGTTTTGTTGGCTACAAGAACTACCGATACCGTGCTGGCTTCGTGCTGGCCCCCATTGGCCTGGTGCTCATTGTGGGAGGTTACTTCCTCATCCGAG GAGTCATGACTCTGTTTTCCATCAAGAGCAACCATCCTGGGTTGCTGAGTGAGAAGGCTGCCAGCAAGATCAATGAGACCATGCTGCGCCTGG GCATTTTTGGCTTCCTGGCCTTTGGCTTTGTGCTCATCACCTTCAGCTGCCATTTCTACGACTTCTTCAACCAGGCTGAGTGGGAGCGTAGCTTCCGGGACTATGTGCT GTGCCAGGCCAATGTGACCATCGGGCTGCCCACCAAGAAGCCCATCCCTGACTGTGAAATCAAGAATCGCCCTAGCCTCCTGGTGGAGAAGATCAACCTGTTTGCCATGTTTGGAACCGGCATTGCCATGAGCACCTGGGTCTGGACTAAGGCCACGCTGCTCATCTGGAGGCGCACCTGGTGCAG GTTGACTGGGCAGAGTGATGATGAGCCCAAACGCATCAAGAAGAGCAAAATGATCGCCAAGGCCTTCTCCAAGCGGCGTGAGCTGCTGCAGAACCCAGGCCAGGAACTGTCCTTTAGCATGCACACTGTCTCCCACGATGGGCCTGTGG CGGGTTTGGCCTTTGACCTCAACGAGCCCTCTGCTGATGTGTCTTCTGCCTGGGCCCAACATGTCACCAAGATGGTGGCTCGGAGAGGAGCCATACTGCCTCAGGATGTGTCTGTCACCCCTGTGGCAACTCCAG TGCCCCCAGAGGAAAAAGCCAACCTGTGGCTGGTTGAGGCAGAGATCTCCCCAGAACTGGAGAAGCGTCTGGGCCGGAAGAAGAAgcggaggaagaggaagaaggaggtgtGCCCACTGGCACCACCCCCTGAACTTcaccaccctgcccctgcccctgcagccAGCGCTGTTCCTCGACTGCCTCAGCTGCCGCGGCAGAAGTGCTTGGTTGCCGCAGgtgcctggggagctggggaatCCTGCCGACAGAGAGCTTGGACCCTGGTCTCCAACCCTTTCTGCCCAGAGCCCAGTCCCCTGCAGGATCCATTTCTGCCCAGCGCCCCAGTTCCCACGGCCTGGACTCAGGGCTGCcggcaggggctggggcccaTTCACTCCCGCACCAACCTGATGGAGGCAGAGCTCATGGATGCAGATTCAGACTTCTGA